The Oncorhynchus nerka isolate Pitt River linkage group LG15, Oner_Uvic_2.0, whole genome shotgun sequence genome contains the following window.
TGGATGAAGTGGAACACAATGAGAACCAACTGGGCCTTCTATAAGTGCAACTCATTATCATCGATGTCAGAACATCCCTCCTTATAGGTCTTGAACTAAGTCATCATACAATCCTTTTTGACCTTAATAAACCTTATTTCTGATGTATATTTTACATTTCTCCTGTGCTCTCACCGGAGTAGCTCCTGCTTGCGGGATCTGTTGTGGGCGCTCAGGGCTTTGAGTTCAGCCTGTCTCTTGTGGAGTTCAGCCAGCACCTCATCCTCTGAGTCTCCACCTGCTCCTGGCCGTTCCTCAGAATCCAGAAGCCCCTGAGACATCAGCTCCTCCTTGATCCGCGCTTCTAGGGAGCGTGTGTGAGGAACACTAGGAAAGACGGAAAGTCAGAGGAGAGAAATAACTAGTTAACTGATGAGTGAGTTGCAGAAGAAGTAAGCAGTGATTGGAATACTTTGGTGTAATCTACAAAGCCTTTGTTCGGGGCTTGACATTCAGTTTCATTTTCTAGTGCCAACTGACTGCTACTGGCCCGAATAATGTGCAAATCATTTATACTGTATCTTTAATTTGCAGGCTGAGCAAGTAACTAGAGCCTATAATGACCTACCCTCCATACACAAATaattatattttatataattattACTTGgtaatatcatatttacatgaTTGTTTGGAGATTGCACAAATGTTTAATTTTCAATCTCAAAAAGAGTGTTATTGTTACCGATTTTGTTAGCGAGTtgtagggccctataaaatcagTTTCATATTTAGCCAAATATAGTTCACGGTTTTGTTTTTCCAGGCTTACGAGTTTCACtcttaaaaatcacttttttgataGAGTACAAATCCATAACAACGCTTAAACCACAtcaagagatatatatatatatatacatacacatatatacacatatatatatacacatatatacatacatacacagtggggcaaaaaaaaaattagtcagccaccaattgtgcaagttctcccacttaaaaatatgagagagaggCCTGTTATTTTCATCATAggaacacttcaactatgacagacaaaatgagaaaagaaaaaatccagaaaatcacattgtaggattttttatgaatttatttgcaaattatggtggaaaataagtatttgggtcaataacaaaagtttctcaatactttgttatataccctttgttggcaatgacagaggtcaaacgttttctgtaagtcttcacaaggtattcacacactgttgctggtattttggcccattcctccatgcaggtctcctctagagcagtgatgttttggggctgttgctgggcaacacagactttcaactccctccaaagattttctatggggttgagatctggagactggctaggccactccaggaccttgaaatgcttctcactacttcgttgcccgggcggtgtgtttttggatcattgtcatgctgaaagacccaaccacgtttcatcttcaatgcccttgctgatggggaggttgtcactcaaaatctcacgatacatggccccattcattctttcctttacacggatcagtcgtcctggtccctttgcagaaaaaccgccccaaagcatgatgtttccacccccatgcttcacagtaggtatggtgttctgtagatgcaactcggcattctttgtcctccaaacacgacgagttgagtttttaccaaaaagttatattttggtttcatctgaccatatgacattctcccaatctttttctggatcatccaaatgctctctagcaaacttcagacgggcctggacatgtactggcttaagcggggggacacgtctggcactgcatatatatgtgtgtgtatatatatatatacatatatatatatatatatatatatatatatatatatatatatatatacatacatacatacatacatacatatatatatatatacacacacacacacacacacacacacacatacatatataagacaatgatccaaaacataaagcaaaatctacaatggaatggttcaaaaataaacatatgcaggtgttagaatggccaagtcaaagtccagacctgaatccaatcgagaatctgtggaaagaactgaaaactgctgttcacaaatgctctccatccaacctcactgagctcgagctgttttgcaaggaggaatgggaaaaaatttcagtctctcgatgtgcaaaactgatagagacataccccaagcgacttacagctgtaatcgcagcaaaaggtggcgctacaaagtattaatttaagggggctgaataatttcacgcccaatttttccgtttttgatttgttaaaaaagtttgaaatatccaataactgtcgttccacttcatgattgtgtcccacttgttgattcttcacaaataatacagttttatatctttatgtttgaagcctgaaatgtggcaaaacgtcgcaaagttcaagggggccgaatactttcgcaaggcactgtacatatatacatatatatacacatatatatatatacacacatgtatatatatacatatatatatatacacacacaaataattGGAGGGTGTAGTTTACCTTTTTAAATCAATTGCTCACCTAGCTAGAGACCGCTGTGTTTGGCTAGCTGTGTtttgtactgtagcctaccaatCTGCAGTGTAGGCTACACATGATGTGACGGCAGGGTTTGCCAAACAAGTGCCCCCCCAAATGGATACATATCATCATATCACATAGACCTACTTTGCAGTCAACATTTAATTGGgccgtttaaaaaatatattttaaagccTTTAGAAATGTTTATTCAAACAGCACACAATTACTGAATTGCATATCGCAAAGAtttaacctgacttcagaccaAACTATTTGAATACCTGGTTTGCATACCCATTGATGCCTTAGAATTTACTTGTATATATCATAAATTGAAACATCTTTCCTACCTACCCTACCGTTGTCgtttctgattcagaggggttgggataaatgcggaagacacatttcagttgaaggcattcaggtATGCCTTCAGGTTTCCCCCTTCATTTTGTGAGCTGCTGCACTGTGTGTTTGATAAATAATCTACATAACGAACTAACATTTTCAGGATTTCATCTGTTTTTTTCATCAATTATGTAGCCTAGATTGAAAATAGCATTATTACAATATTATTTTCACTGGCCCAAGCAGGCCAATGATGTGGATGGTTGACTGGCCCAGGGGGGGGTTCCAAAACCTCCTCAGGCCAGCGGGTATCCTTGTATGTCGAGCCCTACTTTGTTGCTATTCAGCATTTTCTTTCAGGGTATCTATAGAATGTATCCTACAAGGTTATGAAGGGGTGATGTTACTTTATGGAGGATAGGCCTTTACCTAAAAGCTTTGCCCTGGTTGCGAGGTGAGGTCCCAGCCCCATCGTTCCCACCATCCTTCCCCAAAATGTCGGGGACTGGAGAATCCTCCATGGGGGATATGATATTCTCCTGCACGAAAAAACAACAATATTAAAGAATTTAAATTCTACAGTTTAATTATAAACTATTCAAATCTACTAGTTATTTGCAGGGTTAAGATTTCAAAAGTAATTTAGAATTGTATGCGTAGTCAACAATAAAGCctaagatacagttgaagtcagaaatatacatacttaggttggagtcattaaaactcatttttcaaccaatccacaaatctgtcgttaacaaactatagttttggaatgTCGTttcggacatctactttgtgcatgacacaagttatttttacaacaattgtttacagacagattatttcacttataattcactgatcacaattccagtgggtcaaaagtttacatacactaagttgactgtgcctttaaaaagcttggaaaattccagaaaatgatgtcatggctttagaagcttctgataggctaattgacatcatttgagtcaattgaaggtgtacctgtggatgtatttcaaggcttaccttcaaattcaatgcctctttgcttgacatcatgggaaaatcaaaagaaatcagccaagacatcagaaaaaaaattgtagacctccacaaatctggttcatccttgtgagcaattttcaaacgcctgagggtaccacgttcatctgtacaaacaatagtacgcaagtataaacaccatgggaccatgcagccgtcataccgctcatgaaggagatgcgttctgtctcctagagatgaatgtgccttggtgcgaaaagtgcaaatcaatcccagaacaacagcaaaggaccttgtgaagatgctggaggaaacaggcacacaagtatatatatatccacagtaaaacgagtcctatatcgacataacctgaaaaggccactcagcaaggaagaagccactgctccaaaaccgccattaaaaagccaaactacagtttgcaactgcacatggggacaaagatcatactttttggagatttgtcccctggtctgatgtaacaaaaatagaactgtttgaccataatggtcatcattatgtttggaggaaaaagggagaggcttgcaagccaaagaacaacaTCCTAACTCTGAagaatgggggtggcagcatcatgttgtgggggtgctttgctgcataagggactggtgcacttcacaaaatagatggtattgtgaggtaggaaaatgatatggatatattgaagcaacatcaagacatcagccaggaagttaaagcttggtcgcaaatgggtcttccaaatgaacaatgaccccaagcatagttccaaagttgtggcaaaatggcttaaggacaacaaagtcaaggcattggagtggccatcacaaagccctgacctcattcctatagacaatttgtgagcagaactgaaaaagcatgtacaaacctgactcagttccaccagccctgtcaggaggaatgggccaaaattcacccaatttattgtgggaagcttgtggaaggctacccgaaacgtttgatccaagttaaacaatttaaaggcaatgctaccaaatactaattgagtgtatgtaaacttctgacccactgggaatgtgatgaaataaataaaagctgaaataaatcattctctactattattctgacatttcacattcttaaaataaagtggtgatcctaactgacctaagacagggaatgtttactaggattaaatgtcaggaattgtgaaaaactgagtttaaatgtagttggctaaggtgtatgtaaacttccgacttcaactgtatgtgacctCAACAAGAGCCTGAAGGAGCCTCTGTGTGAGAGGACCGAAGGGACAGCCATCCTCTGGGGGGTCGTGCTGGGACTCTGACTTCTTTAGCAGGGCATCCACATCTGAGAGAATAAAAGCATCCTCATATCAGACAAATACACATAATTTCTGTGCTGAATGTAGACAGACACAATACCCATTTATGAAAGCTCATCCAttcaatacatactgtatgtcatcATCCCCATCCCTGGGGTGCACTCACCTTTGGCGTCGAGCTCAGATAGTGGTCCCATGAGGCTTTTCTTCTTGTCGTTGGCTCGTgctccttccctctgttcctccagTAGATCCTCCTGAGCCCATCGCTGAGAGAAGTGTTTCCCCAATGCTGGAATCTTCACAATATAACCAATACTATTAATCTATGTTTTCTCCTTGGGGAAATCTTTAACAGAGGATGTGAGTAAAGCACAACTCTTATCTGAAGTGTCACAGAATACCTACTATCAGATATGCTAGTAGTGCTTGGGACCTGATAAGTCAGCTACTAATGTAATGAGCataatatggggcggcagggtagcctagtggttagagcgttggactagtaaccggaaggttgcaagttcaaacccttgagctgacaaggtacaaatctgtcgttctgcccctgaacaggcagttaacccactaggccgtcattgaaaataagaatttgttcttaaccttaataaataaaggtaaagaaTATGACATAAAACACCTTGTAGTATTCAGCCTCATCATCCGGGGGCTTCAATAGTTCTTCCAGAACCCGGATTTCTTCATTTGTGATGTCAGCACAGTATGGCTCTACTGATGCCCAAAATCTGGAAAACATAATACACAGACAATAGGACAATGAAAAACAAACACATATCCTATCTCAAACCAGCTTGTGTCTGTAAGTGACACTGTTAAGGGTGTCCACTGACCCTGTCCAGAGTTGGTGATGAAATTTCACttgttataaaatacattttaccaagACAAATATGATTATTGATGTTCTGAATCGTTCAGTGGGGTCTTTCTCTAACATATCATTAACCTTATATCCAAAAAGTCAGACATTGTAACCTAATACATCCAATAATAAGCACCAAGCTCTgttgacatacagttgaagttggaagtttacacacacactttagccaaatgcatttaaaatctcagtttttccacaattcctgacatttaatcctagtaaaaaaatccctctcttaggtcagttaggatcaccactttattttaagaatgtgaaatgtcagaataataagagtgatttatttcatcttttatttatttcatcacattcccagtgggtcagaagtttacatacactcaattagtattttgtagcattgcctttaaattgtttaacttgggtcaaacatttccggtagccttccataagcttcccacaataagttgggtgaattttggcacattcctcctgacagcgctGGTGTAACGgtgtcaggtttgtaaggcctctttgctcacacaagctttttcagttctgcccacaaatgttctataggaatgaggtcagggctttgtgatggccaatccaataccttgactttgttgtccttaagccattttgccacaactttggaagtatgcttggggtcattgttcatttggaagacccatttgcgaccaagctttaacttcctgactgatgtcttgagatgttgcttcaatatatccacataattttcctccctcctgatgccatctattttgtgaagtgcactagtcccttatgcagcaaagcacccccacaacatgatgctgccacccccgtgcttcagggttgggatggtgttctttggcttgcaagcttcccccttttccctccaaacataacaatggtcattatggccaaacagttctatttttgtttcatcagaccagaggacatttctccaaaaagtacgatctttgtccccatgtgcagttgcaaaccgtagtctggctttttttaatggcggttctggagtagtggcttcttccttgctgagcggcctttcaggttatgtcgatataggactctttttactgtggatatagatacttttgtgcctgtttcctccagcatcttcacaatgtcctttgctgttgttctgggattgagttgcacttttcgcaccaaagcacattcatctctaggagacagaacgagtctccttcctgagcggtatgacggctgcatggtcccatggtgtttatacttgcgtactattgtttgtacagatgaacgtggtaccctcaggcgtttgaaaattgctcaCAAGGaagaaccagatttgtggaggtctacaattttttccctgatgtcttggctgatttcttttgattttcccatgatgtcaagcaaagaggcattgaatttgaaggtaagccttgaaatacatccacaggtacaccttcaattgactcaaattatgtcaattagcttatctgaagcttctaaagtcatgacaacattttctggaattttccaagctgtttaaaggcacagtcaacttagtgtttgtaaacttttgacccactggaattgtgatacagtgaattataagttaaataatctgtctaaacaattgttggaaaaattacttgtgtcatgcacaaaggagatgtccgaaccgacatgccaaaactatactTTTAACAGGAAATTTgggggtggttgaaaaacgagttttaatgactccaacctaagtgtatgtaaacttccgacttccaacTGTAGCGGTGCAGGTTTCTTGAATATTTTACATTTTGTGGTCGTCATCTTCAAAGTTGTTTCCGTAGATCAAAAAAAGAAAAATTAGCATGACCGgagctgaattaaatgtaaaaggCTTTGAAATAAACAGCTTGGTATGCGCTCagttagggctgtggcggtcataaCATTTTCTCAGTTGGTGATTGTCATGCAAATAGCTGCAGGTCTaatggtaattgaccgttaattaaaataaacatgtttagcatctcctggtttccacgcatagcctacaagccactgatgcagacctttggaaaattacattaaaaaagtataataaatcaatttaatatagCGTACACAATCACAAcaaatccatgatttattttagacaggtttaAACAAACATCATATGAAGAAAATCCTATTTTAGAAGAGCAGAATAGCATATTCTGAGTTGGCCTTATGTCAGGCCCTGATCTGGCCATGccgtatggctgtgggctacacaagTTCACTTAGTAGACAAGATGTTCTTAGAATTCAGTGGCAtttttttatagtatgaagaatacaattgaacattgATGAATATAATAGATAGGGAGTGGCAACATGCGGCTGTTCtgtgagcggttaacaaagaaacaggtcctccAAAACTCAGCAAAATAAGAatcgtcctctcactgtcaaccgcGTTCATTTTCAGCAGGGGGGgggcaaaatcaaaagtaacagtcagtatctggtgtggctcaTGGACAGCACCAGAttggccagttcttgctgtgatgttaccccattcttccaccaaggcacctgcaagttcccagacatttctgggagggaatgtccctagccctcaccctccaatccaacaggtcccagaagtgctcaatgggattgagatccgggctcttcactggccatggcagaacactgacattcctgtcttgcaggaaatcagccatactgctcattctgtgcgtggtggcattgtcatgctggagggtcatgtcaggatgagccagcaggaagggtaccacatgagggaggaggatgtcttccctgtaacgcagagCGTTGAGATTacctacaatgacaacaagctgtccgatgatgctgtgacacacagccccagaccatgacggacactCCACCTCTAAATCTATCCCGCTCCAGAGCACaggctcattccttcgacgataaacgcgaatccgactaTCAGCCCTGGCGAGACAAAACCGAGACTTGTGAGtcaagagcactttttgccagtcttgtCTGGTCCAGAGAAGGTGGGTTTGTGCACATAGGCGACATTGTttccagtgatgtctggtgaagacctgcctttacaacaggcctacaagccctcagtccagcctctctcagcctattgcagacagtcggAGCACGTTTATTTAAAAGatatgtattttacctttatttgactagacaagtcagttaagaacaaattcttgttcaggggcagaacaacatatttttaccttgtcagctcggggatttgatcttgcaacctttcggtcactagtccaacgctctaaccactaagctatcTGCCGCCCcgagtctgagcactgatggagggattatgcattcctggtgtaactcgcacgcatgttgttgccatcctgtacctgtcctgcaggtgtgatgttcgaatgtactgatcctgtgcaggtgttgttacacgtggtctgccactgcgaggacgatcagctgtccttcctgtctccctgtcttaggcgtctcacagtacggacattgcaatttattgccctggccacatctgcagtcctcatgcctccttgcagcatgcctaaggcacgttcacgcagaagagcagggaccctgggcatctttcttttggtgtttttccagagtcagcagaaagacctctttagtgtcctaagttttcacaactgtgaccttaattacctaccgtctgtaagctgttagtgtcttaaccgttccacaggtgcatgttcattaattgtttatggttcattgaacaagcatggggaaccgtgttaaaccctttacaatgaagatcagttatttagatttttacaaattatctttgaaagacagggtcctgaaaaggtgtcttttttttcttctgagtttacatgcttaatttagagttatttatgcaacCTTAGTTGTGAAAAAAcaggctatatgttttgatttttaatacattctaaggctgcatgatgcgactaatgattggaaaaaagttgcatgaaggcatgagctctgctctGTTTCTTGTGCGGGCTGCACACACTTTATCAGTTTCTAATTGACAATTTGACACGCACTTGTTAATattctcacccatcagactattcttactTTAATCTGGTCTTTACATATAGCCTACTAATATATGTGTGGAATATTATCATTTATTTAGAATGGCCCACAAAAAAAGACATGTAATCTGTAGCCAGCACTCGAATAGCGAATGGAAGTCCCATGCATTACGTTTTTAATATGCAAGCAGAGGCGGCGCGTCCATAAGGCTAGGGGAAGCTTTCCCTAAAGTAAAATGTTGTGAATTGTTTTAACATCGCATTGCTTACAGTCGGAAGGATAGGCAGGGTGCACAATTTGGGCAGATTATTGTTGAGTTGCGACTGTCTGTGAAAAGTAGAGGCCAAGCCAGACATTTCACAATATTTAAAAATACAATCGCGGGAAAACACAGTTTGGAAAGAAAATGTTTATTGCTGTAAAGAAAAGACAATGAAAAGACTAATCACTCTTTTAGTTAACAAAATTCTCAACTGAATTGCGAACAGTATAGCCTATCATATTGGCACCAGCAGAGAGCATCAGCAATATCCCCTGTGAGTGCGCACTGTGCATATTCACTATTTATCATCGTTCGGTCAGTGCTACATAAAACAATTCTCCAGTCATATAAAGTGTAGTAGAATTGGATGAAATGTGTTTAGAAAAAGGCCACATTTTTCCCATGCAAAGAAAGAAATGTATCTAATATAAaatatagcctaggcctactctACACACTCAGCTACATTGAAcagctttgttttgttttttaaacagTGATTGAGTTCAATTAGAAGCCTAAATTATAACTATCcaatctactcatcacattatGAACAGTAAGCTATTTTAAGTCTGCAAATGCTATGATGCGAGGAAATACGTTTTATTCTAAAAGGTGCATTTTTAATGGTGAAAATT
Protein-coding sequences here:
- the LOC115143337 gene encoding transcriptional adapter 3-like, which gives rise to MSELKDCPPLKYYDFKPVEHVKVCPRYTAVLGRSEDDGIGIEELDTLQLELETLLSSASRRLRALEEQRQILTDWQDKKGDKRFLKLGKDADLSASSRHKPKKQKLDGKGSHGPGPGRPKSKNLQPKVQEYELSEDPQDIPRNPKNDAPNRFWASVEPYCADITNEEIRVLEELLKPPDDEAEYYKIPALGKHFSQRWAQEDLLEEQREGARANDKKKSLMGPLSELDAKDVDALLKKSESQHDPPEDGCPFGPLTQRLLQALVEENIISPMEDSPVPDILGKDGGNDGAGTSPRNQGKAFSVPHTRSLEARIKEELMSQGLLDSEERPGAGGDSEDEVLAELHKRQAELKALSAHNRSRKQELLRLAKEEMRKQELRQRVRVSDNEVMEGFRRIMAARQKKRMPTKKEKDQAWKALKERDSILKLLDG